The Fibrobacter sp. UWB16 genomic interval TCAGCAGTCTGTTTTCGCAGGCGACTCCGGATTTTTCTCGTTTAGAATTACATCGCCATTTTCGAGAGCAGCCCTCACGAGCATCAAGCCCGTTTCAAAGGAACAGAGCAATTCCGCATTTTGCGCACCCGGCAAATTTTTCTTCAAGCTATACCGCAGGCTAGAACCGGGTTTACACCCCGAAGCCGAAATCCTTGAAGCAATGAACAAGGCCGACAGCAGCCGCGTCCCAAGGCTTTACGCCGTCTGCAATTATAAGGCCAAAGGCGGTGAAGTTTACACGTGGGGAATCCTCGAAGAACATTTCCCGAACGCACTTGACGCCTGGAGCGAATTCTGCAACAACATGGATAGCACAGACGCCTTCCAGCTCGGGATGTCCACCGCGCAGATGCACGAAAGCCTCAAGCGTTTAAGCGGGCCCAAGTACAGCGGCATCGAGCCGCCATTCGACCGATTGCAACAGTTGCTCCAAAACTCCACGGATACCGAGTACGCTCCGAAATTGCGCGAAAAGCTCCCGGAACTGCGCATCCGCTATAGCGACTTGCTCCGCGAAACATTCAGCGACAAGACCATCAAAAAACAGCGCATCCATGGGGATTACCATCTCGGGCAAGTGCTGATTACGCAAAGTGCAAATGGCACCAAGCATTTCGAGATTATTGACTTTGAAGGGGAACCCACGCGCAGCCTCGACTACAGACGCACTATCCGCTCCCCCGCTGTCGATATCGCCGGGATGTTGCGCAGCTTTGCCTATGCAGGCGCCGTCGCGAAGACCGATCCGACCGAAGCGCAAAAAGCTTTTGTCACAGGGTATTCCAAGGTCTCCGGGATTTCCACCGAAGAAATCGAAAAGGAATCCAAGCCCTACATTCTCGCAAAAGCCATCTACGAAGCATGCTACGAGCTAGAATTCCGCCCCGACTGGTTCTGGATTCCCGCCAAAGCATTGCTTGAATTGTAAGATTCAATAAAATATTCACTTTTTTCGCACATTAGAACATTTTTTTGTGTCTATGCGAGATATTCTCGCAATTAACAAAAAAAATAAATCGTCGTGAGAATAAAGCGTCGGCCAAGGATGGGGTGGGTGCAGGGAGGGGCCCGTGCGGCCTTCGCAACTCCGAGCTGGGGCCCCGCCCGCATAATTTTCAATTTGATTCAAAATCAATTCTAAGGCGGAGCCTCCAATTTTTTTATATTTGGCGTCATCATGACACCAGAAGAAATGGAACAGTTACTCCGCAAGGACGCAGCAGAGCTCGTCAAAACCGAGCCGTTTTCGAAGTTGATGCTCGAAGAGCAAATCCTTAACCGCAAGAATTTTGCGGATATGCTTGGAGTAACCCTCGCCTGTCAACTCGCCGGCGAAGTCATTGATCGCGCTGAACTCGAGAAGATGTTCCGAGTCATGTACGAAAAGTATCCCCAATTGCTTGTTTGCGCGACAAAGGACTTGCACGCAACAGTCCTCCGCGACCCCGCTTGCACGGGCCCTCTCGAACCGCTACTGTTCTTCAAGGGTTTCCAAGGACTGCAAGCCTACCGCGTAGCCCACGTTCTTTATGAAGAAGGCCGACACTTCCCCGCCAAGATGCTCCAGAGCATCATCAGCCGCAAGTTCGGCATGGACATCCATCCGGCTGCAAAGATTGGTCACGGACTTTTGGTGGACCACGCCACAAATATCGTCATCGGCGAAACCGCAACCGTCGGAAACAACGTGAGCTTTTTGCATGGCGTGACCTTGGGTGGTACCGGTAACGAAATCGGCGACCGTCACCCGAAAATCGGAAACGGCGTGATGCTCGGTGCCCACGCCCAGTTGCTCGGAAATATCCACATTGGCGATGGTGCAAAGATTGGCGCAGGCGCCGTGGTGCTTTGCGATGTTCCTGCTCACACAACTTATGCTGGCGTCCCGGCCGTTCAGGTGGGTCACCCGCACGACGACATGCCGAGCTTCAACATGCAGCAAGACTTTACGCGCGACAAAAACTAAACGGAAGAACGTTCAAGGCGAGAATCGCACAAATGCACTCGTCATCCTGAACGAAAGTGAAGGATCCAGTGAAACTTGAAGGAGCGCGAAATGAACAAGGCTGCAAAAATCAAATTCATTGGCGATAAGCTGGACGAGCTGTACCCGAATCCGCCCATTCCGCTAGACTTTACAAGCCCATTCACGCTCCTCGTGGCAGTCGTTTTAAGCGCCCAGTGCACAGACATCCGCGTGAATCAGGTGACCGCGGTTCTCTTTAAAAAAGCAGACACACCAGTCAAAATGATTAAGCTCGGCGTAGACCGCATTGCCGAAATCATCAAACCTTGCGGTTTCTTTAACACCAAAAGCGTGAACATATTCAAGCTCTCGCAAGCGCTCGTCGAAAAGTTCAAGGGCGAAGTCCCGCACACGTTCGAGGAACTTGAAAGCCTCCCTGGAGTCGGACATAAGACGGCAAGCGTCATCATGAGCCACATCTTTAAACTCCCTGCATTCCCGGTCGATACGCACATTCATCGCCTCGCCGAACGTTGGGGATTAAGCGACGGCTCAAGTGTCGAAAAGACCGAAGAAGATTTAAAAAAAGCTTTTCCCAAGGAAGAATGGGAAAAGCGTCATTTGCAAATCATTTATTTTGGGCGCAACTACTGCAAAGCGCGCGGGCACAAAGACGAAGAATGCCCGATATGCTCCGTAGTCCATAAGCGCGGTTAAACCACGCTACACGCCTTCGACAAGCTTGTCGAAAACCTGTCCACGAACCTTGTAGTTCTTGAACAGTCCAAAGCTTGCACATGCGGGACTCATAATGACCGTTCCGCCTTCACCAATATTCAAGCTATCAGCAAAAGCTTCTTCAAGCGTTGGGAAAATGGCAGTTTTGATTCCCGCTTCATCCACGCCAGCCTTTTTCAAATCAGCAAGCATGCGCTCGGCGGTCGCGCCGATGAGCGCTACACGCTTCAAGTTCGGGCGCTGCTTCACGAGAATTTCTGAAAGTTCCGTAAAGTCGGCGTTCTTTTCCGAACCGCCAAGAATCAAAGCAAACGGGCGCTTCATGCTGCCGGTTGCCGCAATCGTTGCATCCGGGCGGGTTGCATAACTGTCGTTATAGAATTCAATGCCGCGTTTTTCGCCCTTGAATTCCATACGGAACGGGAGCGTCTCATAGCTCTTGAGCGCTTCGAACGCATCGGCGACTTTCACGCCCAAAGCCTTGCAAGCGAGCGTTGCCGCAGCCATGTTTTCGAGCTGGTAAATGCCACGGACCTTGCAATCCGAGAGATAAAGCTTTTCGCCATCAATCGCAAGAGTCGCACCGTCAATCACGGCATCACCATCGCCGTTGCTTGCACCATCAGCAAGGCTTACAGCATACTTAGTCTTTGCCGGGCTTTCCGATGCAATTTTTGCAGTCGGTTCGGCATCTTTCAAATAAACGCACGTACCTTCGCGCTTTTGCCAACGCACAAGGTTTGCCTTGGCATCGCGATATTCTTCAACGCTCTTGTGCCAGTCCAAATGTTCTGTCGAAACGCGCAAAACAACGCCTACATCCGGAGACACAGACAAAGTCATAAGCTGGAAGCTTGAAAGTTCCAAGATGCTGATACGGTCCGGAGTCTCGTCTTCGAGCAAGTCCAATGCCGGCACGCCAAAGTTTCCACCAATTTCGTTTTTGCGGCCGGTCTTCGTCAGAATGTGCGAAATCATGCTTACGGTAGAACCCTTGCCGAGTGTACCTGTGACGCCCACAGTCGCTTTCGATTGAGTTTGTTCCAAAAAGAGCTGAATCTGGCTCGTCATGAGACCGCCGTTCATCTGGAACTTGAAAAGCTCCGGACTCATTGGATAAACGCCAGCCGAACGTATGACCGTCACGCAATCCTTGAGTCCGTCCAAATAGTTCTCGCCGCTGCTCACCTTGACGTTCACGCCTGCAGGCACATCCGGGAGAGTCACCGGATTCTTGTCCATCACGACAATATCCTTGACACCTTCGCGGAAAAGGTAACGCAACGAGCTCTGGCCTTCAACGCCAAAGCCCAAAATTCCAACCGGAGAAACAAGAGTGTTCTGCATAAAAATCCTTGATGTAATTCCAATTAAAATTTAGCAACCCTGATAAAAAAAGAAACCCACCCTTGCGTTACACAAGGGCGGACTTCTGAATGAGGTTTGACCGACTTGAAATCAAGTCAATCTAAACTTTTACTTGGCCTTCTTCTTGCCTTTCTTTGCTTTCGGAGCTTCTGCCGGAGCAGCAGCTTCAGGAGCCGGAGCGGCTTCAGCCTTCACTTCAGCAGCAGGTGCGGCCGGAGCTTCTGCCTTGACTTCTGCGGCAGGTGCAGCCGGAGCAACTTCAGCCGGAGCATTGAAAGTAGCCGGGAGAGCCGGAACTTCCGGAACAGCCTGTTCGGCAGCGCTTTCACGAGTAGCCTTCTGCATAGCAGATTCTTCAACAGTCTGATCCTGCTTAGCCGTGATGAGGCCAAGAGCGAAAACCACGATGAAGAAAATCACAGCAACGACACGGGTCAACTTCTGGATGAAGGTCGCTGCGCCGGCGGTAGAAAATGCAGATTGCGAAGTCATGCCACCGAGACCTGCCAGACCGCCCATCTTGTCGTTCTGAACGAGGACGAGGAGAGCAAGGAAAAAGCAGAGAAACACGTGGAGGACGATCAATACCCAAAAGAGAGTTGTCATTTGTGACGTTCCTTTCGTTAAAAGTTACTTGGCTTCAGCGGCGTCGATGATTTCCTTGAAGGTGTTAGCCTTGAGGCCTGCACCACCAATGAGACCGCCGTCGATATCCTTCTGAGCGAGGAGGCCAGCAGCGTTTGCACCCTTCATGGAGCCACCGTACTGGATGCGCATGCCTTCTGCAACAGCTTCGCCGTAGATTTCCTTAACAACGGAGCGGACATAAGCCTGAGTTTCTTCAGCCTGTTCGTCGGTAGCGGTAACGCCAGTACCGATTGCCCAAACCGGTTCGTATGCGAGAACGCACTTTGCTGCGTCTTCAGCAGAAACGTCCTTGAAAGCGCCCTTGACCTGGAGGCCGAGAACTTCCTTGAGGATGCCGCCGTTGCGCTGGTCGAGAGTTTCACCGATGCAGATGATCGGCTTGAGGCCAGCTTCGAGAGTCTTCTTGACCTTGAGGTTCACGGTTTCTTCCGTTTCGTGGAAGTACTGACGCTGTTCAGAGTGACCGATGATCACGTATTCAGCACCGATTTCCTTGACCATGTCAATGGAAACCTTACCCGTGTATGCGCCCTGGTCCTTCCAGTGGATGTCCTGGATAGCGAGCTTCACGTTCGTGCCCTTAATAACGTCTGCAACCTTAGCAGCAGCGAGGTAAGTCGGAGCAATAACGACTTCGGTCTTCTTCACGTCCTTGACGGCTTCCACGATATCCTTAGCGAGCTGAACGGATTCGCTAACGGTCTTGTTCATCTTCCAGTTACCAGCAATGATATACTGACGCATAATTAACTCCTTGAGAGGTTTAAAATTTAACGCGCGTAAATGTAGAAAATCCTCTTACTGCTGTCACCCCGGACTGTGTTCCGGAGCCACCTTTTTTATAAAAAAAGCCCCTCGGCGGTTAAACCAAGGGGAGCAGTTGTTTATAAGCAATGATTAGTGATCGTACGTGCTAGAGCGTGCAGAGCTCGGAGCCGGAGATCCACCATAGCGGTCGCCTTCGATCTTGTCGAGGACCTTTTCGCCTTCGTATCCCTTCAAACGAGCCTGTTCCGGGTACTTCCAGAACAAACGAGTGATGAGCTTGCCTTCGCGAGTGAAGTATTCCCAGACCATGCCGTCAGCGGTTTCGTGATCGGGAGGTCCCCACAGGAGGTTCACCATGTCGGTCGTCATGCCTTCTTCGATGTAACCCTGCTTGAAGGTGTTCTGCAAGTGCTTGTCGATGCCCATGCTTTCCTTGGAAATGAAGTACTCGCGTTCGTATTCGTTCTGGCCGACGCCGCGTTCAATCAGCACGGGCGACGAATACTTGCTATTCGTACATCCAAAGAGCATGAGTGCACCAAAGGAAAGTGCGCACAGATGGGAAAATTTCATTGGATCTCCTTGTATTTGATGACCACAAAATAAGAATTTATTGCGCAAGTAGCTAAATAATTTTTAGATTTTACACTGAAATGAATAAGATTAACGCTTTGTTTAAAATTATTTTACTTAATGTGGCGATTTGGGGTTCCCTTTGCTTTGCTGCTGTGGGTGTAGACCAGTCTAGCTTGGTCGGCCTGCGTTACGGACCGAACTTGTCTTGGGGTGGAATGGTGAATTCCCCGATTGTCTGGGGGCAGTGGGTACCGCAGGCCAACGTAGGCATGCGATATACTTGGCTTGAACCTTTATCCCCGCTGAATTACGGGAGTCCTCTTGGTTTCGCCTCGGCATACCTCAAGATGGACGCCTCCATTGAAGTCTCTCCGTTTTACGGAGGATTCCGCGCTGGGCTTGGGCTCAGACCGTTCAAAGTGAATCCGCAAATCGAATTTGGCTTTGTCTATGAAAGCTACTTCTACTTCAAGTCAAACTTGGAAATGGTCAACGCCGATGTCAAAGGCAAAGGGCATATTGCCGAAACCTGGAATTCAGACTACATCTTAGACCATGTCGGAAACTCAAATTCCGATTTTGACTACGCCCAGCTATTCGACATGAGTATCGACTTTAGCTACACCCTGCCACACGGTGGCGTTATCGGTCTTGGAGCCCATTACGTGCTAACTGATATCAGCACGGATTT includes:
- a CDS encoding phosphotransferase — encoded protein: MNLIKYFSKQRWFMGKNRTILRADTLDSTEAGNTRIRLIKVSFDDGESDIYTVIDDENAVGKILEDAFLDGSQQSVFAGDSGFFSFRITSPFSRAALTSIKPVSKEQSNSAFCAPGKFFFKLYRRLEPGLHPEAEILEAMNKADSSRVPRLYAVCNYKAKGGEVYTWGILEEHFPNALDAWSEFCNNMDSTDAFQLGMSTAQMHESLKRLSGPKYSGIEPPFDRLQQLLQNSTDTEYAPKLREKLPELRIRYSDLLRETFSDKTIKKQRIHGDYHLGQVLITQSANGTKHFEIIDFEGEPTRSLDYRRTIRSPAVDIAGMLRSFAYAGAVAKTDPTEAQKAFVTGYSKVSGISTEEIEKESKPYILAKAIYEACYELEFRPDWFWIPAKALLEL
- the cysE gene encoding serine O-acetyltransferase yields the protein MTPEEMEQLLRKDAAELVKTEPFSKLMLEEQILNRKNFADMLGVTLACQLAGEVIDRAELEKMFRVMYEKYPQLLVCATKDLHATVLRDPACTGPLEPLLFFKGFQGLQAYRVAHVLYEEGRHFPAKMLQSIISRKFGMDIHPAAKIGHGLLVDHATNIVIGETATVGNNVSFLHGVTLGGTGNEIGDRHPKIGNGVMLGAHAQLLGNIHIGDGAKIGAGAVVLCDVPAHTTYAGVPAVQVGHPHDDMPSFNMQQDFTRDKN
- the nth gene encoding endonuclease III → MNKAAKIKFIGDKLDELYPNPPIPLDFTSPFTLLVAVVLSAQCTDIRVNQVTAVLFKKADTPVKMIKLGVDRIAEIIKPCGFFNTKSVNIFKLSQALVEKFKGEVPHTFEELESLPGVGHKTASVIMSHIFKLPAFPVDTHIHRLAERWGLSDGSSVEKTEEDLKKAFPKEEWEKRHLQIIYFGRNYCKARGHKDEECPICSVVHKRG
- the murD gene encoding UDP-N-acetylmuramoyl-L-alanine--D-glutamate ligase gives rise to the protein MQNTLVSPVGILGFGVEGQSSLRYLFREGVKDIVVMDKNPVTLPDVPAGVNVKVSSGENYLDGLKDCVTVIRSAGVYPMSPELFKFQMNGGLMTSQIQLFLEQTQSKATVGVTGTLGKGSTVSMISHILTKTGRKNEIGGNFGVPALDLLEDETPDRISILELSSFQLMTLSVSPDVGVVLRVSTEHLDWHKSVEEYRDAKANLVRWQKREGTCVYLKDAEPTAKIASESPAKTKYAVSLADGASNGDGDAVIDGATLAIDGEKLYLSDCKVRGIYQLENMAAATLACKALGVKVADAFEALKSYETLPFRMEFKGEKRGIEFYNDSYATRPDATIAATGSMKRPFALILGGSEKNADFTELSEILVKQRPNLKRVALIGATAERMLADLKKAGVDEAGIKTAIFPTLEEAFADSLNIGEGGTVIMSPACASFGLFKNYKVRGQVFDKLVEGV
- the secG gene encoding preprotein translocase subunit SecG, producing the protein MTTLFWVLIVLHVFLCFFLALLVLVQNDKMGGLAGLGGMTSQSAFSTAGAATFIQKLTRVVAVIFFIVVFALGLITAKQDQTVEESAMQKATRESAAEQAVPEVPALPATFNAPAEVAPAAPAAEVKAEAPAAPAAEVKAEAAPAPEAAAPAEAPKAKKGKKKAK
- the tpiA gene encoding triose-phosphate isomerase, which codes for MRQYIIAGNWKMNKTVSESVQLAKDIVEAVKDVKKTEVVIAPTYLAAAKVADVIKGTNVKLAIQDIHWKDQGAYTGKVSIDMVKEIGAEYVIIGHSEQRQYFHETEETVNLKVKKTLEAGLKPIICIGETLDQRNGGILKEVLGLQVKGAFKDVSAEDAAKCVLAYEPVWAIGTGVTATDEQAEETQAYVRSVVKEIYGEAVAEGMRIQYGGSMKGANAAGLLAQKDIDGGLIGGAGLKANTFKEIIDAAEAK